The Nocardia vinacea genome contains the following window.
CATCTCCACGGCTTCCTCGTGTGCGCGCAACTCCCGCAACAGTTCCGCGGCCCGGCGGTAGTACACCACCGCATCGGCATAGTGTGCGGTCTGTCCGGCGAGCTGCCCGAGATGCTGGGTGACCATGGCCGTCCCCCAGACATCGCTTCCCTCGATCAGCTGCAGGGCGGCTTTCGCGTCCCGGGTGGAACCGTAGACATGGCCGGAGTTTTCCCGGACATTGGCGCGCATGAACACCGCCGCGGCGCGCACCAGGGGGTCCGGCGACCGGGCGCCGTCCGCGAACAGCCTCGGCGAATCCGAGCCCGAGATATCCCCGCAGGCCATGACGCCGAGAAAACGCGCTCCACTATTGAGATCGATTGCAGTGCTGAGCAATCGACGGATCCGTGCCCGCGTGGTCGCCACCTGACGCAGACCGCTGTTCAGGTACAACATGTGCATACCGATCTGCAGGTGCGCGAGCATCTGCAGATCCGCGACCGTACCGCGCACCGGACCGGGTTCGGGTGCCAGGGGGAGAATCCGGCGCGCCCAGCTGCTCAGCTCCATGTGCGCGCCGCGCATTACCCATAGCGTGCCGACGATCGGGAACACTCGGTACACCGTGCGGGCGTCCCTGCGCTCCAACGCATATCGCAGCACCGTGACAAGGTTGTCGAGCTCCGCACCGACCGAGAGCACCGTGGCCACCTGCTCGTCGGAGAGATAACGGTGCACCGTGGCGATCGAATAGTCACGGGCCCAGCGCGACATCCGATCCATCACCACCGGACGCTCGTCGACCGCACCCGAAATGCCTGCCGCAGCATCGGACCCGGTCAGTGCGAGCTGTTCCTCACCGAATTCGCGCACCGTTTCCAGCATTCGGTAGCGGGTTCCGATCAGGCCCTCGTCGTCGTCCAGGACTGTGAGCAGCGATTGGCTGACCAGTCCGTCCACGGCCGTGGTCACATCGTCTACATCCGGGCCACCCGCCACCACTTCGGCTGCATCGAGGGTGAATCCGGCCGGAAAGCGGCACAGCCTGCGCAAGGCGATCTGTTGCGGCGCTTCGAGCAGATTCCAGCTCCACGCGATGACGGCGTGCAAGGTGCGGTGCCGTTCCGGCGAGGAGCGATCTCCGCTGCGCAGCAAGGCGAATCGGTGTTCCAGGCGGGTCTCGATTTCCTCGACGCTCATGGTCCGCACGCGGGCGGCCGCGAGCTCGATGGCCAGCGGCAGGCCGTCCAGCGTGCCGCACAGCCGGGCCACCACTTCGGCATCCAGGCGCACGGTCGGCCGCACCGCACGCGCTCTGGCCATGAACAGGTCGGTGGCCGGTGATCCGGCCGCGTCGATTGCCAAGGGCGCCAGCGGATAGACCGTTTCCGCGGTGATCGCCAGTGGTGCTCGGCTTGTGGTAAGGACACTGAGCTGGTCGCAGCTGCCGACCAGATCGGCGACCACTTCGGCGACCGCGTCGATCAGATGCTCACAGTTGTCCAATATCAACAGCGTCGGACGGGCCGCGAGCGCATCTCGCAATCGCCGACCGGCATCGCTGTAGCCGGTGGAGCGCCGCCATGCCGTCTCCCGGACGATCTCGCCGAGGCCGAGGGTCGTGCTGATCGCGGCTTCGATATCGGCGCGTGGGTCGGCGTCGGCGGCCGTATCGGCCCGTACCGACGCCAGCTCCACCAGCACCACGGATTCGCTGCGCGCGACCCGAGCACCCAATTCGTTGGCCACCCTGGTCTTTCCGGTGCCGCCGGGGCCGAGGACGGTCGTCACCCGGGAGCGGTGCAGCAGTTGCTCGAGTGCGTCCAGATCGGCGGCACGTCCGAGCAGCGCATTGGGGGCCGCGCGCAGTCCGATCGCGGCGAGGGCACTCTGCGGTGCGGCAACGGCCGAATCGGAAACTCGTCCAATCGAATCCAGTGACACCGAGTCCCGGCCGGCGGAATACCGCGCGGCCGAATCACCTACCGCGACCGATACCGTCGGATCACCCGATGTGGCCGAATTCGTAGCGGGCGTCGGCTTCGGCACGGCCCCACCATGATCGGCCCGCGATGCGAATCCGGGCACCGGATCACCGCGCAGGATCGCGGTATTGAGTTCCACCAGCGCCGGGCCCGGATCCGCGCCGAGTTCTTCGACCAGCCGCCCGCGCATCGATGCGAAGACATCGAGGGCTTCGTTCGGCCGCCCGGCCGCGGCGAGCAGCCGCATCAAGGTGGCGTGCGCGGCCTCGTCGAGTGGCTTTGCGACCGCGGTGCGGCGGGTGATGGCCACCGCACCGTCGAGATCACCGGTGGCGACCCGGGCGGCGACCTCGATCGCCTCCAGTTCGGACCACCGGTGCGCGGCCGCTGTGCGCAGTTCGTCGGCGAGGTCGCCCGCAGGTAAGTCAGCACCGGGCTCGCCGCGCCAGAGCGATCTGGCCTGGGTCAGCACCTCGAGACATCCGGCGTGGTCACCGTCGGCTTGTTTGACGCGGGCCGCGTGCACCAAGTCGTCCACGAGGGTCAGATCGACCTGATCGGCGGTCAGCCTCAGGCGGTAGCCCGCCGGGCCGATCTCGAGGGCCGCATCCGGTAGCGCCGAGCGCAGCCGCGACACCTGGGTGTGCAGCGCGTTCATCGGCGCGCGCGGCGGCTGCTCACCCCACACCTCATCGATCAGCGCCTGGGCACTGCGGCTGCGGCCGGGACGCAGGGCCAGCGCGGCGAGCAGCAGTCGCGACCGTGCGCCGGGGAGCGCGGCGAGCGTGCCGTCTCGGCGTAGCGCGATTTCGCCCAGCAGGGCCACTACGACCGATTCGCCTGCGGGCGTCGTCAGGGTTTGACTTCGGCCGTTCGGGCCGCTCTGATCGGGAAACATTCCGTGGTTATCGTATGCGAGCCCCGGCGCGAGCGACGGGTCCGGAGGCGGTAGCGCAAGGGCAAGAACAGTCGGCCGCCAGGCCGTCCGTCGAGGGTGGCGGTGGGAGACGGGTGGGCCCATGAAGGGACCCGGGAGTGCCGAAATCGAATACTGTCTGCCAGGCTGACATGGTTTTTCGCCCCTGTTCGGACCGGTAAGGCGCTTACGCTGTGCGCATGGCTGAGTTCGAAATCGTTCGGCAGGCTGTGATCACGGCCGAGCCCGCGCGCATTCATGGGCTGATCGATAACTTCCACGAGTGGACCAAGTGGTCGCCGTGGGAGGACGTCGATCCGCAACTGCAGCGGAAGTACTCCGGGCCGGACGCTGGAGTCGGCGCCCAGTACGCCTGGGACGGCAACCGCAAGGCCGGTCGCGGCAGCATGGAGATCACCTCCAGTGACGACCGGGAAATAGGTATCCGGCTGGCCTTCGAGAAGCCGTTCAAGGCCACCAACGAGACGACCTTCGAGCTGAACCCGGTCTCGGCCCTCGAAGGAGGAGAACCCCGCACCGAGGTGGTCTGGCGGATGAGAGGCCAGCACAAGGGCCTGATGGGCGTGATCGGAAAGGTGTTCCCGATCGACAATATGATCGGCAAGGACTTCGAAAAGGGCCTCGACCGACTGAAGGCCGCCGCCGAAGCCAACTGAACCGCCCGAGCGGACCGAACCGCGGCCGCGCATTAGGCTGCGAACATGGCTACTGCAGCGCAATGGATCGAGGGCGCACGGCCCCGTACCCTGCCGAACGCGATCGCCCCTGTCCTCGCCGGAACCGGCGCCGCCGCCTCCATCGATGGCGCGGTGTGGTGGAAAGCGGTTCTCGCGCTGCTGGTTTCGCTGGCCCTGATCATCGGGGTGAATTACGCCAACGACTACTCCGACGGCATCCGCGGCACCGATGACGTGCGGGTCGGTCCACTGCGGCTGGTCGGGCAGAAGCTCGCCTCGCCGGCCGCTGTCAAGAATGCCGCGATCATCAGCCTGGCCATCGGCGCGGTCTTCGGGCTGGTGCTCGTCATCGCGACGGCGTGGTGGTTGCTGCTGGTCGGCCTGGCCTGCTTGGCCGGTGCCTGGTTCTACACCGGCGGCAGCAAGCCCTACGGCTACAGCGGGTTCGGTGAGCTGGCGGTCTTCGTCTTCTTCGGTCTGATCGGGGTACTCGGTACCGAATTCGTACAGGCCGAGCAGATCGAATGGGCGGGTCTGGTGCTGGCGATCGGGGTCGGGGCGTTCTCGAGCGCGGTGCTGGTGGCCAATAACCTGCGCGATATTCCGACCGATACCGAATCCGGGAAGGTCACGCTCGCGGTCAAACTCGGCGATCCGCGGACCCGGACGCTGCACCTGGCGCTGCTCGCGGTGCCGTTCATCGCGACGCTGCTGTTGGTCGTCCGCACGCCGTGGGCGCTGGTCGGGCTGGTCGCCGTGCCGTTGGCGGTGCGCGCCAACGCACCGGTGCGCTCCGGCAAGGGTGGGCTGGAATTGATTCCGGCGCTGCGCGATTCGGGGTT
Protein-coding sequences here:
- a CDS encoding 1,4-dihydroxy-2-naphthoate polyprenyltransferase; translated protein: MATAAQWIEGARPRTLPNAIAPVLAGTGAAASIDGAVWWKAVLALLVSLALIIGVNYANDYSDGIRGTDDVRVGPLRLVGQKLASPAAVKNAAIISLAIGAVFGLVLVIATAWWLLLVGLACLAGAWFYTGGSKPYGYSGFGELAVFVFFGLIGVLGTEFVQAEQIEWAGLVLAIGVGAFSSAVLVANNLRDIPTDTESGKVTLAVKLGDPRTRTLHLALLAVPFIATLLLVVRTPWALVGLVAVPLAVRANAPVRSGKGGLELIPALRDSGLALLAWSAVTALALGIAG
- a CDS encoding SRPBCC family protein: MAEFEIVRQAVITAEPARIHGLIDNFHEWTKWSPWEDVDPQLQRKYSGPDAGVGAQYAWDGNRKAGRGSMEITSSDDREIGIRLAFEKPFKATNETTFELNPVSALEGGEPRTEVVWRMRGQHKGLMGVIGKVFPIDNMIGKDFEKGLDRLKAAAEAN
- a CDS encoding AfsR/SARP family transcriptional regulator gives rise to the protein MFPDQSGPNGRSQTLTTPAGESVVVALLGEIALRRDGTLAALPGARSRLLLAALALRPGRSRSAQALIDEVWGEQPPRAPMNALHTQVSRLRSALPDAALEIGPAGYRLRLTADQVDLTLVDDLVHAARVKQADGDHAGCLEVLTQARSLWRGEPGADLPAGDLADELRTAAAHRWSELEAIEVAARVATGDLDGAVAITRRTAVAKPLDEAAHATLMRLLAAAGRPNEALDVFASMRGRLVEELGADPGPALVELNTAILRGDPVPGFASRADHGGAVPKPTPATNSATSGDPTVSVAVGDSAARYSAGRDSVSLDSIGRVSDSAVAAPQSALAAIGLRAAPNALLGRAADLDALEQLLHRSRVTTVLGPGGTGKTRVANELGARVARSESVVLVELASVRADTAADADPRADIEAAISTTLGLGEIVRETAWRRSTGYSDAGRRLRDALAARPTLLILDNCEHLIDAVAEVVADLVGSCDQLSVLTTSRAPLAITAETVYPLAPLAIDAAGSPATDLFMARARAVRPTVRLDAEVVARLCGTLDGLPLAIELAAARVRTMSVEEIETRLEHRFALLRSGDRSSPERHRTLHAVIAWSWNLLEAPQQIALRRLCRFPAGFTLDAAEVVAGGPDVDDVTTAVDGLVSQSLLTVLDDDEGLIGTRYRMLETVREFGEEQLALTGSDAAAGISGAVDERPVVMDRMSRWARDYSIATVHRYLSDEQVATVLSVGAELDNLVTVLRYALERRDARTVYRVFPIVGTLWVMRGAHMELSSWARRILPLAPEPGPVRGTVADLQMLAHLQIGMHMLYLNSGLRQVATTRARIRRLLSTAIDLNSGARFLGVMACGDISGSDSPRLFADGARSPDPLVRAAAVFMRANVRENSGHVYGSTRDAKAALQLIEGSDVWGTAMVTQHLGQLAGQTAHYADAVVYYRRAAELLRELRAHEEAVEMRSYLAVSLIGAGRLDEARRELGFALGAADGDPAHGTAIDDPHIRRNHRLAPVVIGMAELELAEGDTDAGLRHYRRALDLYGWPDDEPMPGPGILMTASGAVDAYVLHGRAAEADDIARTLIRLATGRLGQFYDLPQIGAVGNAVGTFYLAVGRDSKIGLELLSLATKVTARQDNPSAQLRHHAALHRTTVGDGRFDEALTRAAGMRRRQAAARILDLLQELSCDNENRGG